The stretch of DNA CTATACCGGCCAGGCTCGCGAAGGCGATCTATGTGCCTGCGCTGCGCGGTGCGGCCGTCTACCTGACGGACAATGCACCTGGCATGCAATGGCAGACGATTTCCGTCGCTCAGCTGCGTGATCTGTCCGGCATCGATGCTTTCCCTGCGCTCGCCGAGCCGGTCAAAGAGGCGGCGATCAACCTACCCGAACCCAAGCCCTTCAGCCAGAGCCATGAGCCGAGGTCGTACTCGGGTGAAAATGAGGGGAAGCGCTATTCCAACACGCTTCTCTTTCATTCGTTCAAGCAGCTCATGCGCTAGGCCCAGCACCAGGAAATCCAACATGACATTCCATCCCTTCGCCAATGAATCGGACGCGCTTTCACTGGGTGGCCTTTCCGTCGAAAACCACGTCGATCGCATTGCCGTGTTCGGTGACGTCACGGTCACCCGCGACAAAACAGGCTTAAAGCTTGCGCGGGACCTGGCCCAGTTGATCAACGTCGTGGTGAGTTCGCTCGAGGCCGATAAGACCCTGCCGGATACCATTGCGCCCGACCAGGCGCCGACCGGCGGACGCGACCCATTTGCAGGTTGATGCCTGCGCTCGGCAGATGTTCATCGACTCTCCCCATTGAACATCGGTTCTGGTATGAAGACCGACGCCAACAGTGCACCCAGCGCCATCAGCAAGACCCCGCCCATGGGATGCGTCAGGGCCGACACGGCAGGTGCGCCGAAAGCAAGGGATGCATGCGGCGCAGCAGGCCGATCTCCAGCACTCGGGCGCCGACCTGCACCGGCCCCATCAAGGTGCCAACGGCGACGGCTGCGGCAAGCGTTGCGCCGGTGGGCATGAGCAACTTCGTGAATTGACAGGTGAGGTCCGGCGCATAGAATAGCAGCAGCCAGGTTGAAGCGCCACTGCACGTCGATTTAGTGCTAGGCTGAATCGACATTCAAGGTATCCAGAAGGCAAGGGATGCGAGGTGAATGAAGGCGAGGAAGTTGTCGGGCTTTCGGTCGTAGCGTGTTGCGATGCGCCGGTATTGCTTGAGCCGCGCGAAGCAGCGCTCGATCCGATTGCGCAAGCGATACCGGGCCTTGTCGTAAAAGCGAGGTTGCTGGCAAGTTCTCGGTGGGATGACCGGTTCGCTGCCCTGTGCCCGTAGGTGCTCGACGAACTCGCGACTGTCGTAGCCCTTGTCGGCCAACACGTAGCGGCACTTCAGACCGGCCAGCAGGGCACTTGCCTGGGTGATGTCGTTGCGCTGGCCGCCGGTCAGGATGATGCGCACCGGCCGCCCCTGCCCATCGACAGCTAGGTGGATCTTGGTGCTCAGGCCTCCTCGGGAACGCCCCAGAGCCGAGTCCGGCGCCCCCCTTTTCCGGTCGCCGCCTGTGCATGCGCCCGGACAATGCTGCTGTCGATCATCAGGTACTCATTGTCCCGATCCCGCGTCAGCGCCTGGAATATGCGCTCCCACACCCCGTTGCTGGCCCAACGGGTGAAGCGCTTGTGCACACTCTTGTACTGCCCGTAACGGCTAGGCAAATCACTCCACCGTGCCCCCGAACGCAGCACCCACAGTACGCCATTGACGAACAGTCGGTTATCTTGGGCCGTGCGCCCCGGGTCGCCTGCCTTGCCTGGCAGCAGCAATTCGATGCGCTCCCACTGGGCTTGGCTAAGTTCGTAACGACTGGGGCGGGGATGCATTTGCTTGGACATCCCTTCATTTTAAAAATGAATGTCGATTCAGCCTAGAACTGCAAATCCATGTGAAAATTATTGTGTAGGCATTCTGGCGCTGGAGGTCAAATGCAATCCAAGGAACACTGGGAGCAGGTCTATACGACCAAGGCGGCGACTGACGTAAGCTGGTTTCAGGAACACGCTCAGCGCTCGGTTCACCTCATCGAGCAAACCGGGACTGCCAAGAACGCCAGCATCATCGACGTCGGCGGCGGCGCTTCGACGCTGGTCGATGACCTTCTCGGTCAGGGCTATTCGAACATCACGGTGCTCGACCTTTCCGAGACCGCATTGGCGGCGGCCAGTGCACGCTTGGGCAAGCGTGCGCGCGACGTCGCTTGGCTCGCAGGCGACATCACGCAAATCGAACTCCCTCGGCATGCCTACGATGTCTGGCATGACAGAGCAGTCTTTCACTTTCTCACGACCCGACAGGAACGGGAGGCTTACGTCCATGCCGTTCTTCGCGCCGTCAAACCTGGCGGTTACGTTATCGTGGCCACCTTTGCAGAGGATGGCCCGGAAAAGTGCAGCGGCCTACCGGTGATGCGCTACAGCGCCGACGGGTTGCATGCGCAGTTTGGCGCTCCGTTTACGCTCTTGCAGTGCGAGCGCGAGGAACACCACACGCCTTTCGGCACGGTCCAGAAATTCAACTACTGTCTGTGCCGCATGGCGTCCAACTGAGCGACTTGTGCCGCCCGCCCGACTTAGATACGGGTCCTGTGAGTTCCGTCCTCATGTGCCACTGCCTTCCGATTCGTTTGCATTTGAGCCTGTGGCGCCCTTGTTCGCGATGCGGCGGGTGAAACTTTACGGTCATGCCTTATGACCTGTGC from Bordetella sp. FB-8 encodes:
- a CDS encoding IS5 family transposase (programmed frameshift), whose translation is MHPRPSRYELSQAQWERIELLLPGKAGDPGRTAQDNRLFVNGVLWVLRSGARWSDLPSRYGQYKSVHKRFTRWASNGVWERIFQALTRDRDNEYLMIDSSIVRAHAQAATGKGGRRNSALGRSRGGLSTKIHLAVDGQGRPVRIILTGGQRNDITQASALLAGLKCRYVLADKGYDSREFVEHLRAQGSEPVIPPRTCQQPRFYDKARYRLRNRIERCFARLKQYRRIATRYDRKPDNFLAFIHLASLAFWIP
- a CDS encoding class I SAM-dependent methyltransferase; this encodes MQSKEHWEQVYTTKAATDVSWFQEHAQRSVHLIEQTGTAKNASIIDVGGGASTLVDDLLGQGYSNITVLDLSETALAAASARLGKRARDVAWLAGDITQIELPRHAYDVWHDRAVFHFLTTRQEREAYVHAVLRAVKPGGYVIVATFAEDGPEKCSGLPVMRYSADGLHAQFGAPFTLLQCEREEHHTPFGTVQKFNYCLCRMASN